The following is a genomic window from Benincasa hispida cultivar B227 chromosome 7, ASM972705v1, whole genome shotgun sequence.
AGTAGAACGCTGGTCAGTTTTTATAGAAGAGAGCTCTAGAGGCACCAGGAAAATGATTGCTTGCAAGCACTATCTTCAGATTGCCTGGAAGAAGCAATGCCAAGACGTTTTTCCTCAAACAAGATTTCTTGAATTGCTGTGTTCAGTGAGGGAAGAGGACCGCGATGCAGCAAAGCTGCACGAATAGATTCATATTCTGGATGAGGCCCCATAAGAACCTTAATAAGACGAAGATGATTAACACTGATTTTAGCTTGATCTAATTGTGTCCAAATTGGTTGAAGTGTGGGATTGACCAGTCTCTTGACTGAGACCAATAAGAATGTTATGTAGTTGATAAAAACGAGCTAATCCAACAAACTGAAAACATGCAGACAGGAAATCCCATAAACTTTTGCTATCATTAAACGCATCAAACTAAACATGGATGGCAGGTATAGACATATTAGAGCCCAATGATGATCTAATGATTCTTACTATCCTAAACCTCTAACCGTTCAATAAATCTAACATAATTTTCAGTGGGTATCTTGACTGGCTTAGGGACATCTCCATTGACAATGCGCCATAACTTACATCCTATTAGAAAACTCTTCATTTTATGGGCCCAAGTAAGATAATTTATCCCATTAAAGACAGTACTAATACGGCAAAACACATGATCCTTCTCCATGTGACTTGATTTGGGTCAATTGTGATGGAAAAAAAACAAGCTTATGACTCGGCTCGGCTCAGTCGATTGATGGCTTGGCTTGGTGGCTTGGCTTCACTAAAAAATGGCTCGACGGCTCAGCTCCACTGGAAAATAGCTTGTCGGCGTGGCTGGTGATGTTGGCTTATGCTGAACGAAACCACATGCATGATGTTGGCTCTTTGACGTTGGCGTGGCTACTCTAACGTTTGCAAATGGAGGGTGGGCAAACACGACGGAGACGTGCCCAATGGATCTGGGTGTGGGCTGTCCGTCAAGTGAATCTGGGTGTGAGACGTTGTGAGATATTGTGGATGTGAGCTAGAGGCATGAGGCAGAGGGGTTTGGGATTTGGAAGCAAAAGCGAAGGCTGATGTGAGGCGAAGGCTGTTGTGAGGTATCTAGAGACAAGGCTCTAATAGACTTGGAAACAGAAGCCTATTGTGAACAGAGGACTGAACTTGTGAATAGAGGGCTGGAAATGGTAAAAAAATGCCTAATttgactctgataccatattgaaaatgtatttcacAAATATATTCTGTACAAAGAAGTATGTTGAATATAAATACAACTTCAAAGGCTAAAAATAGACATCAACCAACCACAAAGACTAAGTCTCTAACTTTCCTAACCACaaagaataaatataaatagttataCATTTAACACCAGCAACTGACAATTACTAATTCCAACGAAGTGAAGGATTGGCAGTGAATAGCTTATCGACAATGGCCGTCAACCTGATCTGAACCACGAATGCTGACGAAGTAGGTGACAGAGGCGTGCTATCTGTACCTATTCAACTACGACCCAAGTCTACAAACAATCCAAGCCTTCGAGCTCTACCTACCTGCTTACGACGACCAGAAATCGAAAGTAATGTATGCTATTTGATTAAGACATCAACTAGGGCTCCGATGATGGTGCAGGTGGCGAAAAATCACTTGGCTTTTTTCTAAAGTAGCTagaattttaagattttttctTGGTCTGATACATATTGAAATTTGAGTTATATTGCTATATTTGATATGTGCAACAAAGATCTTCTACAAGAGACCATTATAAATAAAGAAACAGAATAacactaaaaaaaactaaaatacttCACATAAATATTACTAAATGGAAATTCCAACAACTATATTATGAACAATGCCCTTTTAAGAACTAGTTTTTTAACACTGTTACACGTGGTATTTCGAAGTATATTGTCGTATTAATAAATTCTCATTTCATTTTACGTCCGGTAggacctctctacctctcatctctctctcagcATCCAAACAAGCCAAATGACACCTAAGAAGATGGCATGCAAAGCTTCCTCCACAAATGGCTCGTACATGGGACCTGTCACCTGCAGCCGCTCAAGAGAAGTCATGCAGGAGCAAAAGCAAAGCTCCCTCATCGCCCACAACATCTTGAGGAAAATGATGGAATCCCCACAAAGTGGGGTTGTCATCAAGGAAAACCCCTTGTTTGACAACTCTACTTCCGCCTCCAGCAAGCTGAAAAGAGATTCATTGCTAGATGTGATTTCTGTCATGATGGTGGATGTGACGGCAGAAGCAGCCATGACagaaatggaaaggaagattaACTTTCTGATGAAAGCCATCGAGGAGCGACACCATGAGATCGCTGCCCTGAAAGAAAAAATGCAATCTCGAGAGGCTGCTGAATCAGCCAAGCACCCACGGTCAAAGCAACTGACAAGGGGAAGACCGTGCTACAAGAAAACCAACTGCAACAGTCAGCCTCGGTGGCCTCTCTGTCGGTCCAACAACTGCAAGACATGATCATGACCTCCATAAGTGCTCAATATGGAGGGccggctgtctcttatacacatctagatgtgtataagagcaATCTCGAGAGGCTGCTGAATCAAGCCAAGCACCCACGGTCAAAGCAACTGACAAGGGGAAGACCGTGCTACAAGAAAACCAACTGCAACAGTCAGCCTCGGGTGCCTTTctatcctgtctcttatacacatctagatgtgtataagagacagaggtatacctttaatgttggtttaaaaccgacattaaagatccttcttttaaaaaaaacaaaaccaacttctttttcctttcattctCCATATTCATTCACAACATCTCTTTCTCCTTATGCGTTTAAACAACAATCCATCTCTAGCTTCTTCTCCATCGTTACTCACTTGGTAAATTTCTTACTCTTTCATAAATCTCccatgttttcttttattttcgtTAGTCTATAGTTAAACCgtccttttttttccccttttagcTAGGGCTTTAACTTTTTTCTCCAAAATTACCTTATAGGATTTTTTGTCTCTTCGTTTTCTCCTTGCTGTTCCATTTGAAAgtaatcatgatttaaattccATAAACCAATATTCAGTGAATTCATCGGAAGAAAGGTCAGAAAACTACATCAGAGAAATCAAGAGAGGAAAAAAGGTAATTCAATTGGTTGGAATTGATTTGCAGAAAAACAATTCTCaatatatcttttttctttgtttctgacatatgatttttggtttttcacACACACATCCCTCAGTTTACAGATGGTTGaaatgaagaaagagagaaacaaTATCGAATTTCATCACAATCCAATTTTGACCTTCCTTCTTTGTTTTCCAATTGATTCTTGGTAAATTGATTCCCTTTTTCTGTTCTTCagatttcccttttttttgttttttttttgtttgaatgaGATGATATCTCCATTATAGGTGAGACATTTTTTGggaatttatttgattttaagaATTTAGGGTTTCCTCGTAATTTATGGATTTTGCTCAATTTTTAGGATTTGGGTCTTTTTATTAGGTTCCTTTGATTTTTTTGGCATTCAATTTCATAACTGATAGCAAAATTGAGTCTATGCCGCTGTTGGTTGGGTGAAAAATTCTATTTTCTTGCTTTCCTCTGtgtttttgctttttctttatCGTAACATTTTCAattacattttccatttttgtttttatttttatttttacttttacaaTGTCATTTTATTCTCTATAAGCATGAAGAAAAATTGTATCATAATTATATCGAGTTGTAGGTTATGCTATATTCACTTCATGATGCAAGGGTTTTCTTGATGAcctaaatttagttatataaacaaaataatttcaactCGCACACATATGTAATAGGAATACTTATTATCTTTTTGTTTGTTGCATTTGATGATCTGTGTTCAAGATGATTTTGTGGGTACTGTCTTCGTTTTTTGTTGAATAGGGTTGCGAGGTTTAAAAATTGTATATTGTTTGTTGATCCAAGTTACTTTTAAGAGTAAAATATTTCACCCAAATATTGATAGTGATGGAAGCCTTTGTCTTGTCATCCTTAAAAAATAGTGGAGCCCACATTTATGTTTTTTGAAAGTTGAATTTTTGGCCTATTTGtgattaaagtttaattttgagcCTATTGTGTTTGACTAAAGTTTGATTTATATCTCTTTGTGtgattaaattattgttttgagTCTATTGTGTGTTCAAGTATCATTTAGgtctatttttaaaagttaaataagTTGGTTAAGTTTAATGATCTTTATTATTTCAAGTGTAAAGTAAGATTACTTGGAGTGTAAGGTAAGATTACTTTGAGTATATGGGAGAATATGGGAGTGCTCAAATGAGTTTTGCTTGATTTTCTAACTTTTGAATGCAAATATCCAATAATGGGGTAGCAAGATTGGAAAGCCCCATACTCTTCCTTGCAAGGACACTTGAAAGTGGGGCTTTGTCACCATCCATATGGTTCATACTCCTTATGGTGCTAGGATTGTCCCTTTAGTTCTTGCTTCTATGTTTACACTACCGTTGAAAAAATGTCTGATgtatctcattttttttcttttaaattattgaACTTGGTTGTTAGTTGTTATCTTTGGGATTATTTATGACTTTGAGGCTCAAGCCTTTTTTATTTTGGCTATTGTGTAGTAACTCTTAGTTTCTCTATTCTTTCAAATTACCGTTATTATGCTTTCATCATCGATCATAAGCTGGCTATTGGCACTCTTAGATAAAACTAAAGAAGTTTTCAGAAACATTATTTTCTTAACTTGTCTACATTGATgcctttacttttattttcttccttagtctctaaaaatcacaaaaattaatg
Proteins encoded in this region:
- the LOC120081083 gene encoding uncharacterized protein LOC120081083, with the translated sequence MEKDHVFCRISTVFNGINYLTWAHKMKSFLIGFKRLVNPTLQPIWTQLDQAKISVNHLRLIKVLMGPHPEYESIRAALLHRGPLPSLNTAIQEILFEEKRLGIASSRQSEDSACKQSFSCKKQSVFSRLSTESEYHALVDATSKLLWLCWLLADMGVSQLSTTILHCDNHSAIQIARNDVFHEGTKHIKNDCHFVRHHLQSKALLLQAISTTEQPANIFTKALSSSIG